In Lolium rigidum isolate FL_2022 chromosome 3, APGP_CSIRO_Lrig_0.1, whole genome shotgun sequence, the genomic window TAACGCGCAATTTTTCTAAGGTAATTTTCCAGCGGTACTCGTCACATTTTGACGGTAATTTTTTGATGCAAACATTCGGCATGAATAGTAATTTTCACTGGTAATTTCCCAGCTTCAACGTTCCACCGCACGGGCACTATAGAGCCCTATGTTTAACCAATCAGTGGTCGCCACGCCTGCAGTTTCTACGCTACACAGTGATGGATaatatttcttttttagctagaAAATTGTAACTACGTACGTTTTTCCCAGAAATTAAacaatgcaaatatttcccagcagGGTACTTGCATTGGCATGCATCGATGGTAGTTCTTCAACGCAACCCTTCAGCCCAACAGTAATTTTCCGCCCGTAATTATTCAACATTAATTTTCCAACGGCACCTAATCGTCTAGCGGTAATTTTCTCAGCAGTTGTCGCATACCCAGGGGAAGGGCAAGAACGAGAAGCCTAAGAGGAACCACCGCTCCTAAGGCGCCCAAGCATGGACTTAAGCGGGGCGTTGAGTGCTTCTGCTGGTCACTGTAAGCACAACTAAGTACCTAGAAGATAAAAAGGCCGTCAAGATTCCCGGAAAAAAAATGAGACCCCCAGGACTAGCCCTTGGCGGCATTGTATTAAGCTTATAGGAGCGCACAGAAGTGCCACGGTGCGTACGCACCCGTGAGTGAGTACCGGGACTCGAACTCGAGCGGGGGGGCTTCCCAGGTATCATCACCCTGGTAGCCATCTGTGGTAAGTTGCAGATTCCCGGAAAGAACAATGGTATATCCCATATACATGTTATTAATGTGTACATCACAAGTGCCAAGAGTAAGAACTAGGTATTTGATATCGGATCTATTGCTCTCATTTGTAACTCTCATCAGGAGTTGCAGAATAAGCGACGCTTTGTGAAAGACGAAGTGACAATGTGTGTTGGCAATGGCTACAAAGTTGATGTGGCGGCTGTCAGCACTCTTCGACTTAGTCTACCTTCAAGATTATTTCTAGTTTTGAATAATTGATATTTTGTACCGGCGTTGAGTATGAACATTGTTATTGGATCTAGCTTGATGCAATATggatattcattcaagtctgagataaCTGGTTGTTCCATTATGAATGGGATGTTTTATGTTCATGCACCAGAGCGCAATGTTTGTTCATTTTGAGTCTTGACCATAATTCGCATATTAATAACGTTATTAATGTCAAGACATGTAAACTTAGTGATGATAATTCCATGTATTTGCGGCATTGTTGTCTTTGTCATATtggtgtaaagcatatgaagaaaATCCAGTCTGATGAACTTATGGAATCATTAGATTTTGAATCTCTTGAAAGGTGGGAACCATGCGTCATGTACAAAATGACTAAAACGATGTTCAACGGTATGATAGAACGAGCGACTGACTTTTTGAGAATCATACATACTTTGTGACTTTCAttgatgatttgagtagatatgggagcttttgagaagttcaaggaattttTAGAGTGAAGTCGAGAAACAACtcaacaacaaaatcaagcacCTTCGATCTGATCGAGGCAGCGAGTATTTGAGTTACAAGTTTAACACACATCTCAAGACTTGTGGCATTATACCACAACTTACGCCAGCTGGAACACCGTAGAGAAATGGTGTGTCTGAGTGATGTAATCACATTCTATTGGTTAGTGTACGATCTATGATGTCCCTTACCGACTTACCGTTATCATTTTAGTGTCACACGTTAGAAACAACCACATTCATTTCAAATAGAGCAGCATCCAAATCCGTGGAAACAACACCATATGAGCTATGGTACGATGAGAAGCCAAAGTTGTCGAGGTTCTTGAAGGTTTGGGGTTGTGAGGCTTATGTTAAAAAACTATAGGCTCACAAATTTGAACCAAAAGCGGAGAATTGCATTTTTGTAGGGTATCCAAGGGAAACCGTTGGATACACCTTCAACAACAAAACCGAGGGCAAATTGTTTGTCGCAAAGAACGGTACATTTCTCGAGAAAGAGTTTCTCGCCAAAGGTGTTAGTGGGAGGAAAGTAGAGCTTGATGAAATTATTGATCCCGATCTCCAGACGGCGAATGACGCAACGGAATGTGTTCTGGAACCGTCTTTTTCTGTGGGAGCAGAACAAGATGATACTAATCAAAATAataatgatcaagatgatgaagatcatgacTTTCATCGTGAAGCGCCTACTAGACCTCGTAGGTCTTCGAGAACACGTAGTACCCCTAGTGGTATGGTGATCTCGTCAAGACTGGCATGTTGATTGAACAAGACGAACCTGTGAACTACAAGGAAGAAATGGAAGGCCTTGAGTCCGAGAAATGGCTTGAAGCCATTAAATCCGAGATATGATCCATGAaaaataacaaagtgtggactttgtggGGGACGCAAGGTTGTGGAGAATAAATGGGTCTTTAAAAAAAAGAATGATGGTGATGAAAACGTTACCGTTTACAAGCCTCCCAAAAAGGAGTATTGCACCCGTTGCCAAGGGTGATTGAGGTGGCAGCGTAGAAGATATTCATGTCCTCCTCGATGCATGGGTTGCGGCGCCCCTCCAAATTTTGGTGTTGTCCGTCCACTCAAGCCAAGGCCAACGAAAATGGAGGGCCGTGGCGAACTTGTGTTGATTGTTGGAAGATGGGGCGCAAACATACATTCGCAAATTTAAGACCCCTACGCCGCCAAGTTTGATTGACTTTAAATTTCATGTCGGTGGTAGTGACTGAAGCTAACCAAAGGAAAGCCCTCTCAATCTTGTTGACGAACTTGAGCaaacaacaatcaaaaggcaactggTAGGACATTTGGCATAGCCGTTCTATTTTGTTGAACAGCATTTTCTTCGCCTCTCCACTGTAACCTCATATCAGCTTCACCCAAACAATGCAATCATGTGTCAAAGACATATTCGAATGCAATCATGTGTTAAAGACATATTCGAAGAGGCGACCCAGAACCAGAAGGCCTCCATTCATGAGGCTTCACGCACACCTCTTCGACGGAGCGGGATCCTCTAACGTTGAGAAGCAACGTCAGGGAAAAGAAGGAAGAGAAGTCAGGGTACTGTAGCCTAATCAGCCTGTTATGTACCATAATTAATTAATTTAGGTAATTACTGTAGatgtaaaaaatatattttaaattttaatacaccaaaaaaattcgtatacGTAATTACTCTAAATGCATAACATTAATTTGTATTATACAAATTAATTTAAATCATTTAGACTTTGATCATAGAGTTTGATAGAAGCAAAGTTAGGCTACTGACAGTGTTCAGAACAATAAAAGGACAATGCCAGATCAGGTCACCTGCCAATCCAAGCATGAAACTATTGGTGATATATATAGCATACAGCTTTCCCACTTGCTTCTGATGGGGAAATAGTACATGTCACTTGTTCGGTACATCTGAGGCACAGCATACAAAATCCCTATCTAACTCCTAAGATAATTGAGTTGGCAAGAATGGTACAAAACCAAGGCCATAGGGCCTTACCGTGTAAAGAATATGTTATGTCCACAACATGTACAGTATGTACAAACTCAGTTCTTGGATTTAATTGCTATATGAACCACTCCTGGGCCATTCGAACTGTCATCTAGTCACCCTGACATGCCCCCACTATGCTGCCATGGAAGAAACCGATGGAACTGTTTGTGCAGTGTTCTGTGGCATGTGCAAAGAGTCGGTGCACAAATAAATCGATGTCAGTGGAATGAATGTCTTGGCTTTGCTGTTAGAGCGTTCTGTTGTAAACATCAAGCATGGTTGCTTTTTCCTGTAAAGGCAGCTGAAACCTGATCAGATATGTAACTGTAAAGGCAGCTGGAACATGATCAGATATGTAACTAGAAAGAGTGAGACTGTCAGAGCATTTGACACTACAACTTATGACTGAAGTCTCTGACAGGCATTTAACCAAATCAGATCCCACGAGAGCACTTTTATATTGTAGATTCAAGTATGAAGCAAGAAAAGTATGATCAGAACCATCTTACAAGGTGGGCAAAAGTATGACCAACACATGAAACTGAACATTACTTTGTATCATTCAATATTTTGATTGTCAACTTGGGAAACATGCATGGCCACTCCAGCCCCTATAAGGACAACTTTGTCAAGAATATGGTGGGAGTAAAACCATGTTTTGATATGAGGTAATGACATTTTCCCTAGGTAATGCCACGGAATAATAAGTGTAGTGTTCTATGTCCATCAGCAAGATGATGGCATAATGATGTACTCCCTACACTTACTAATGCAAGACCTTTTAGCTTTTTTAGGAAATGCAGTGTCTAGACACGTTTTATGTGTAGGTTCACCCATTTTGGTCTGTATCTAGTCCATTTTAAAAATGTCTTAcattagtgaacggagggagtagtattattATATTTCAATAGTTGCACTATCAGAAAAGAGCTAAGAAAGCACACCTCATTCTGTACACCGCTTTCTGAGGGGAACCAACGCATCAGAATGCCAAGGTGCATTACCACAGGAATTAGTTTAAAAATAAGGGGAGTTGTTACCTGCAGCAAAAAACGAAAAGTAAGTGACTAGGCAATAGGCTTGCACATAAGGCCCATCATACGACAAAAAAAACTTACCAAGCTAAGAGCAGTTGTTCCCAGTAATAACAGATACATTTTCCCCTACAAAAAAGAATTTGGTGGAACTTGGCATCACGCATGTATGGCAATACATAAAAGTTTGAATGAGAACTTATGAATAAGATGAGAATAATTCACCCCAATAAGATGAAGATGTGAAGCACGGCTCAGAAGCACAAAAGCAAACTCTCCAATCTGAGCTAATGATAGGCCAACCTTggtaagagaaaaaaaaagagtgagAACATATTCACTGTTGCATAGATACTCAAGGAATTATAATAAGAAAAAGGTACTTACAACGAAAGCTGTTCTGATACTGTATCCAAATGCTTTTATGACAGCAGTTATGACTATACTCTTAACTATTATAACCAGTATAACAGCTGCGAGTAATATGTCAACATGATGCCACAAAAACTTAAAATGTATGAGCATGCCGATGCTTGCAAGGAAGAGTGCTGCAAATAAGTTACGTATTGCTTCCACCTTAAATAAAAGAAAATACATTTTAGACAGAAATGAGAGTTCAGGTGAAAATTATGTCCAGCTTCAGCGCAATACTATGCAATATACTGCAGCAGTTCCACTATGAGCAAACTGGTAGGTCCACCCAAAGTGGTCGAAGTTGTTAAATTGACAACATAAGTGAAGAAAGAAAACAATATTAAGGCCCAGTGAAGTCAAATCATGCCATAAAGTAGAAAACAGGATGCAGAATAGCACCTGCTCCATAGTATGTTGAGCAAAATCTGTGGTGGATATCATAACACCAGCAAGAAATGAGCCCAGTTCAAGACTCAATCCAAGATAATCACTGCACTGGCAAATACAAAGACATAACATCAGTCTATTTACAGAATTGATGTTGCAGGTAATAGTAGGAATGTTGATGAAAGTGAAATCAGTGCCAACAAAAACTATTCAAATGTTAATAAGAACCATTATACGGACAGTTATTCCTCATGATAGCACATCATATGatagctttgagcccttatctatttgatttggtgatggatgaggtcacaagggatatacaaggagatatcccatggtgtatgctctttgcggatgatgtggtcctaATCGATGATAGTCGAACAGGGGTCAATAGGAAGTTACAATTATGGAGACAAACCTTGGAATCAAAAGGTTTtagacttagtagaactaaaactgagtacatgatgtgcggttttagtactactaggcacgaggaggatgAGGTTAGCCTAGATGGGCAGGTGGTGCCTCAGAAAGACACCTTTCGATACTTGGGGTCAATCCTGCACAAGGATGGGGATATGTGAGCTACCGGATGAAAGCtggatggatgaagtggcgccaagcttctggcatTTTTTGcgataagagagtgccacaaaagctaaaaggcaagttCTATAGGACAGCGGTTCGACCTGCAatgttgtatggcgctgagtgttggccgactaaaaggcggcatgttcaacagttaggtgtggcggagatgcgcatgttgagatggatgtgttgccacacgaggaaggaccgagtccagaatgatgatatacgagatagagttgggtagcaccgattgcagaGAAGCTTGTCCAACATCGTCTAAGATGGTTTGGGCATATTCAGCGCAGGCCTCCAGAAGCTCCAGTGCATAGTGGAAGGCTAAAACGTGCTGATAATGTCAAGAGAGGACGGGATAGACcacacttgacatgggaggagtccgtaaagagagatctgaaggactggtgtatcaccaaagaactagccatggaaagagccgcgtggaagcttgctatccatgtgccagaaccatgagttggttacgagatcttatgggtttcacctctagcctaccccaacttgtttgggaataaaggctttgttgttgttgttgttcttgttgtcaTGCAACCAAGTATAACAACTAAATAGTTCTTGAAGACAATCCATAAATTGCTTGCACCCTAAATACTGCAAATATTGTTTAATGTCCATCGCATTCTACAAAATACGAAACTACCAACACTATGGAGTGATGACGCCAAACATGGGAATAGCAGGCATTCCAGTGCATTTTCACTGATAATGTACAAAAAATGCTTTGGGAAAAGCCGGTGCTCCTGCTTGTCTCTCAAGCAAAATAAGTTCTTTGAGGAAAAATGTTGCACAGGCAAGAAGCCAAGAATTCGATACTAATAACATTTTTCATGCCGCATTGATACGAGTCATACTAAAGCCAATAATATAATGCGATTTAAGAAAATGAGGTAAAATAACCTTACCCAGGCTAGCAGCAAGCAAAAAGCGACAGCAGCCAACTGATACAATTCATTTGTCTGCATAGGTAAGAAAAACAAATTGGCAAGTGAGGTTAAACACTGAAATAACATCATAAAAACAATGAAAGAATTTTTTGATTATACTGTGACACCCCTGCAAAATAGAACATAGTGTTTAGAACGTCGATGGTTCATACTAAAATAAATACTCCGTACATCATACAATACATACAGTAATAACACTGTAATATGGTCATTAATAAGCCTAGTCAAGTAGTGTGTCAAGCACCACCCCCACTCCATGTCCCAAATGTGCATACATTCTTAACAGGTACTCCCTCCATCCGCGAATAAGTGTACTTCTAGGAAATAGGAGACAACTTAGTTCTCTCTCATCTTTTATGAGTCTCCACTCTATTAATTGAAAGAGAAGAATGATGATTGGTGGTTGAGGTCGAGGAGAGGAATGAGgcttggaggatggagttgggaagtGATTACGAGAAGCTAATTGCATTAATTAACTGCAATGGTAGTGTAGATGTGCACTTCTTTTGGGACAAATTTTGAAActagaagtacacttatttgaggacggagggagtagaagggTAAAAAAAAGGTGGCACCAGACTGGTCTTAAATATGAAGAATCTATCCATGCACATAAATAATAAAGTAATTGCTGGAACAGAAGAGGAACAACCCAGTTCACCTAACCTGTGATGATAACTGAACCATGAGCTTTAAGAATCGAGGGACAATTGACCAAGTCATCATATATGCAACTGTTACAAATATGGATAGCACAAGCAACCTGCACAAGAAAACATTATGCATTACTCAAGGCTCTGATATAACATTCCAATCACATAATTTGAACTTTTGCAAACTAGATATTCTGGTAATAGTCTTACAGTCTCCCCATTGACACCATTCCTCCAAATATGCCACTTGAACCACCCAGAACTGGAATGAGAGCAAACAGCAGGCCAACTGCACAATCCTGGAGAAAAAAGGAACATGATATCTGAATCTCAAGGTCTCAACTGAACACAATTATAGAACTAGCACATAGCACCTACTTTTCATCAAACTGGCCTCCTAAACAATAACTGGCTCTTGATTTTGATAAATCCTTGCTAAAAGAGAAACACTACTTAGTTGATGCCTATTAATGCTTGGTTCACATCGGGTTGGGGTAAGGTCTGTATATGAGAATGGTCAACCCTTTCAGTTTCAACAGTCAGTGTCTATCTCCTCTCCCTTTCTACTTGAAATAAACAGCACTTTAAGCTTGGGGACTGTAAACGATGTGGCCCCAATATGAAAGACAATTGTTAGACAGTGCACACCAAGTAACCGAACATAAGGTCACTTATAGCATGATAGAACAGACTCGTATCCAACGAGGGATACTACCAGTGAAGGTTTGCTAAATTTGTTCAGAGTTCAAAAGTAACAATAGATATATATATCAGAAGCTCCCAACCTTGCAACTGAAATAAAGATCTGTAGTGATTATGCTGTTTCTTTATCAAGATTGCTACTGACGTTTCCCAGTTCATGACATTAAATAGTAGTTATAGACCATAAAAAAGTAGATAGATGAAATAATTGGATGAAGTCCAAACCTGAAGGATAAGGGTACCAATTGTTACTTGACCATGAAGCGCATTTGTGCTACCCTTTTCCACTAAGAACTTGGAAACCTGCAACGGTTGTAGCAATTCGAAGATTCACATTAGTTAAGATTAACATATATAAGAATGGAAATCACTTTTTGTAAGCATTGGTTCGTATAATTGGGCCAAGCCCAACAACTCAACCGCATTTCCCCTAACTAAAGGCCGAATGCGGATACAACATCCAAGTGAAAGAAAGTGCAAACTGTGAGAGTCACGAATTGAACAGTAGCCATCTTGAACGAACATAATTACCACTGCAGTAGATGACATTGACAAGAAAGTGCCTACAAATACTCCCTCAGATAATTTAGCACCGCACAACTGGAAAAGAATGAAAAATTTCACATTTAGCTAAGTTGCTTCCTTCACAGCACACTATAGATTAAAACATAAAAGATTAAGAAATTGATGCTACCGCAGCAGTTAGGCCACACAAGAACATGAACAAAGCAATCTGAAGTAGACCACCAAGTACAGCAACATGACCAACTGCTTTCAACTGATGTAAATGAAAAACATGGTCAGAATTGACATATCATATATATTTATGAAAAATATACTAAAAAGGTGTAAAGCATCAGACAAAAGCCATTAGCCATACAATTCTCAAGTACCTTTGGTAATGAAAACTCAAGGCCAAGAGCGAAAAGAAGAAACACCACACCAAACTGTGCAAATGTCTCCACCTGAGTTGGACAAAAGAATTTAGGATATGCAGTACTCATTTCAATAGCATACTTACGAGGTGAAAGGACATTACCCTTCTGATGTAAATGCTACACCAGATAGTGCTTCATTTATAATATTTCAATTTTTAAGGGGCATTTATGTTTTTTTCAAGCATGAAACCTAAGACAGGAGAATAAATTTGGACAATTCTTCATTTTGATCAATCGAATTATGAACCATGAGTCTTGACTCTTGAGTGAACAAGAGGTATTTTTCAAATGTGCATGTTATATTTTTCGGTGGACATGTTTAAGAAAATACGCACCGCTAAACTATAGAACAAGAAACTATATCAAAAGTCAGAGAGATTTAGACAAATGATAAGATAGGAGTGTGATCCGTAAGCTGTTAGTGACCATTTACCTGCACCATTTCACTGATCAAGTTAAGGCCTCCAGGTCCAATAAGAGAACCAGCAAGTAGATAGCCAACAATAACCTGGAAAACAAACTCACAGATCAGGCCTATTTAGGTAAGCCGTTGTATCACAAAATTATCGCAGATCTACTCACCGGCTGTCCCAAACAAGAGAATATGATACCACCTCCAGTAGCTGAAACAATTATAACCACTAGATCTTTAATCAATCTGCAATACCAAAATTTATGGATGGATTACGTGGAAACAAAAGATTACAGAGATGCCACATAAAGGTCAAGCTATGAATAAAACACTGACCTTAAATCTAATTGAAGGGTTGGATACTTTGTTTTACGATTTGACATCACAAAAACATTATCCTGAACAAAGTTATAGAGTGATTACCACACTAACCACATAACTGATTCAATAGCAAATACATAAGCATCCCTAGTTATTAACTGAATGTACATACCTCTTTATCTATCACAGTTTCCGTGTCATCCGCATTCTCATTCTGACCCCCAAACATGTCACCTAATTGGAAAGGCCTTGAAGAACTGCATAAGAACAGCTGTTTCAGTTAGAAACTTATAATCGTGAGATGTATGGACTGAAATATTCTGACAGCTGATCCTGTTCATATTTTAGCCATACTTTGCCTGCTGTGAATCATTCTTCTTGTCGTGTGTAATAACAGCTACAGTCTCCAGAACAGCCTGAACAAACACAAAAGATAAGTTTTACCATCTTGCAAACTAGTTTGACAGAAAACAAATAAATCAGATAAAAACAAATCTGTGTGGGAATGCAAGTTCCTATTTGACAAGGTGCACCAGGAGCAGATTAAATTCATCAAATGTCAAAAGAACTATAGAGAGATAATTgaaggaaaaacaagcatggagatACAGCACAATAACATCATGGGAGACCTATATCATCAAACAGGACTCAATATTGTACACCCACACAGAAAGAACAAAAGTGCATCTGAACTATTTTGAGTATACGTCTGCTAAAATACCAATGATTAGCAGGGCCATACACAAAACTGTTTCTGGGTGTTTTTCCTATTTCATTTCGAAAGAGAAAAAATATCTTCTCATCGGAACTCTTTCCCTTCAATTTTCATACGTAACAATGTGATGCCATAGTGTTTGTTGTACCAAAACTAGCAGTGTTGCTATGTCCTGCCATTTTGCACTAGGAAAGTCCAGAAAATGACTTTTTTGGCAAGCATCCATCCCTCAAGGCGGAAAAGAGGGTTTGTAAAGTAAAGGAAAACCCAAGGCGCACGTAAGAGGGAAGTCACACCTACTTGATGATCTGAGATGCTGTTGTTGAAGCTGTTCTTGTCCGGTACTGCAAAATGAGGAACAAAGCAGTGCATCACCATAACAGGATAAAGTGATATTATGCGACCAAAAATAGTTCAAACTCCAGAGCATATGGGGATAGTATCAAGTATGGAAGGCAGTAGAAGGCATTAGGATGTGTTAAACCCCAAATTTTCATGGCCTGAGAGGATTCCCCAGACGAGCCACTGGCCACTGGCCATTGCCATCCGACCCAAATCTCTCCTATCACCTACCGTAGAGGAAAATGTCTCCTACAGTACAACCACCTCCACATGGCAATTCAACGGGAAGAAGAGTATCCCCTAAGGCAGTTGCAGCAGATCTAGAAGGAGCATGGCGAGGCGGCGGGTACCTTCCTGGGTGTCGCTGTCGGAGAACTCCTTCTCGAGCACGCGGTCGAACATGCCGGCGATGCTGTTGTCGGCCCCGGTGGCGTTGTGGGTGCCGTTGGCGACGAGGCTGCCGTAGAACTTCTCCCGCGTCTCCTTGTCGGGCCTCCCCGCGGCGAGCGCGAGCGCCGCCGCGAAGGCGAAGGCGAGGAGCGCGGCGGTGAAGCGCCGGCCGCGCGGCGCCATCCGGATCGGGCGCGAGGCGAGGGGCGGGTCGCGGGAGGGAGGGTGCGGCTGCGGGTGGCGCGTCGGCGTCGGAGTCGGGGATTTTGATCCCGCGGGATGGCTGGCTGGCTGGTTGGCGTGGTGGCGCAGTCGTCGGAGCAGAGGAGGAGCACGGGGTATGACGACGGTGCGGTGAGGTGGCGCTGTGCTACTTGCGGAGGAGTTCGTTCACCGGCGCGCGGTCGCTGAGCCTGGTGCGGCGGTGGAGGGGCCCACGCGCCAGCGGGTGGTTCCAGCAGAAATTCTCCGAGATATATTCTTCTGACTTTGCACCAGCGTCTACACTTTTTCAAGATTTTGCTTAAAGATCAAGCTTCTCTAAACTCGAATTACGAATTCAAAGGGATCTTTTTTTACCATGACAGGGAAGAATCTGTTGGTACGGAGACGTGATGGTGCGTCTGTGAATATTCTATGTGGTTGAAAATGTCAGACACGACAAGATCAAACCGCGCAGCTTCACGCCTTCACCGCACCACATGACGCATCTTTGAATGAGATAGCTTCACATGTCACGCATGATCAAAATGCAAAAAACTTAATCCGGTCATGTGGCGTTAcaccatctccaacaggcgctataTTTGGAAGTTGAAAGTaccgctatatttttgcataaggaTATTTGGA contains:
- the LOC124701285 gene encoding K(+) efflux antiporter 5 isoform X2 encodes the protein MFDRVLEKEFSDSDTQEVPDKNSFNNSISDHQAVLETVAVITHDKKNDSQQANSSRPFQLGDMFGGQNENADDTETVIDKEDNVFVMSNRKTKYPTLQLDLRLIKDLVVIIVSATGGGIIFSCLGQPVIVGYLLAGSLIGPGGLNLISEMVQVETFAQFGVVFLLFALGLEFSLPKLKAVGHVAVLGGLLQIALFMFLCGLTAALCGAKLSEGVFVGTFLSMSSTAVVSKFLVEKGSTNALHGQVTIGTLILQDCAVGLLFALIPVLGGSSGIFGGMVSMGRLLLVLSIFVTVAYMMTWSIVPRFLKLMVQLSSQTNELYQLAAVAFCLLLAWCSDYLGLSLELGSFLAGVMISTTDFAQHTMEQVEAIRNLFAALFLASIGMLIHFKFLWHHVDILLAAVILVIIVKSIVITAVIKAFGYSIRTAFVVGLSLAQIGEFAFVLLSRASHLHLIGGKMYLLLLGTTALSLVTTPLIFKLIPVVMHLGILMRWFPSESGVQNEEKATMLDVYNRTL
- the LOC124701285 gene encoding K(+) efflux antiporter 5 isoform X1, whose protein sequence is MFDRVLEKEFSDSDTQEVPDKNSFNNSISDHQAVLETVAVITHDKKNDSQQANSSRPFQLGDMFGGQNENADDTETVIDKEDNVFVMSNRKTKYPTLQLDLRLIKDLVVIIVSATGGGIIFSCLGQPVIVGYLLAGSLIGPGGLNLISEMVQVETFAQFGVVFLLFALGLEFSLPKLKAVGHVAVLGGLLQIALFMFLCGLTAALCGAKLSEGVFVGTFLSMSSTAVVSKFLVEKGSTNALHGQVTIGTLILQDCAVGLLFALIPVLGGSSGIFGGMVSMGRLLLVLSIFVTVAYMMTWSIVPRFLKLMVQLSSQTNELYQLAAVAFCLLLAWCSDYLGLSLELGSFLAGVMISTTDFAQHTMEQVEAIRNLFAALFLASIGMLIHFKFLWHHVDILLAAVILVIIVKSIVITAVIKAFGYSIRTAFVVGLSLAQIGEFAFVLLSRASHLHLIGGKMYLLLLGTTALSLVTTPLIFKLIPVVMHLGILMRWFPSESGVQNELPLQEKATMLDVYNRTL
- the LOC124701285 gene encoding K(+) efflux antiporter 5 isoform X3 yields the protein MFGGQNENADDTETVIDKEDNVFVMSNRKTKYPTLQLDLRLIKDLVVIIVSATGGGIIFSCLGQPVIVGYLLAGSLIGPGGLNLISEMVQVETFAQFGVVFLLFALGLEFSLPKLKAVGHVAVLGGLLQIALFMFLCGLTAALCGAKLSEGVFVGTFLSMSSTAVVSKFLVEKGSTNALHGQVTIGTLILQDCAVGLLFALIPVLGGSSGIFGGMVSMGRLLLVLSIFVTVAYMMTWSIVPRFLKLMVQLSSQTNELYQLAAVAFCLLLAWCSDYLGLSLELGSFLAGVMISTTDFAQHTMEQVEAIRNLFAALFLASIGMLIHFKFLWHHVDILLAAVILVIIVKSIVITAVIKAFGYSIRTAFVVGLSLAQIGEFAFVLLSRASHLHLIGGKMYLLLLGTTALSLVTTPLIFKLIPVVMHLGILMRWFPSESGVQNELPLQEKATMLDVYNRTL